CCCTCCTGCGGCAGGTTCGAAGGGAACGATCTTGGCCATGTCCGCTCTCGCGTTGAGGGCGCAGAGTTGCGGGTTGCGAAGGCGCGGGTAACGCGTGATTTTTAACGCATGGCCGTCATTGATGCGCACGTGCATTTGTATCCGCCGGAGGTAAACCGCGATCCGGCGGGCTGGGCGGCTGCGCATGGCGAATCCCACTGGGCGGTGATGTGCGCGCGGGTGAGAAAATCCACCGGAAAACCCGTGCAGGGGTTTCCGTCCGTCGATGATTTATTGGAGGAGATGGATGTGGCCGGCGTGGAGGGCGCAGTGTTGCTCGGCTGGTATTGGGAAACTCACGACAGCTGCGTGCGGCAGAATCGATTTTATGAAGAATGCGTGCGGGCGCATCCGGACCGTTTCTCGGCATTCGCGACGGTGCATGCGGGGGCGGGTGTGGCGGCGCTGGATGAAGTTCGACGCGCGCGGGACAATGGGCTGATCGGCTTGGGGGAACTGTCGCCGCACTCGCAAGGTGTGTCGGTCGACGATCCCTGTTGGCTTGCGGTGCTGACACTGGCGGGCGATCTCGAACTGCCGGTGAATTTGCATGTCACCGATCCGTTGATCGGAAAATATCCGGGACGGGTCGAAACGCCGCTCGTTGATTTTTACCAGCTGGCGGCGCAATTTCC
This portion of the Rariglobus hedericola genome encodes:
- a CDS encoding amidohydrolase family protein, giving the protein MAVIDAHVHLYPPEVNRDPAGWAAAHGESHWAVMCARVRKSTGKPVQGFPSVDDLLEEMDVAGVEGAVLLGWYWETHDSCVRQNRFYEECVRAHPDRFSAFATVHAGAGVAALDEVRRARDNGLIGLGELSPHSQGVSVDDPCWLAVLTLAGDLELPVNLHVTDPLIGKYPGRVETPLVDFYQLAAQFPQVKFILAHWGGRLWREGGLLPENVWVDTAATPLLYDASIWAEGLGACRAERILWGTDYPLELYPKEPGKQTFPGLLDEAQARMPVDVLGANAARLLSLG